ATGCCCACCAGACCCGTGTTGCTCACCACGACCCCGCCGCTGAGCGACTGGGCCGCCAGCACGACGGGGTTCGCGTTGGTCGACGCGACGTTGATGGGGGCGGCGATGGAGCCGATGCCGCCTGACGCGCGCAGGGCCACCGATGCGCCGCGCACCGTGCCGCCGTTGTCGGTGATGGAACCGCTGGCCGAGACGAGGCTGACCTCGCCCGCCGTGCCCGCGGTCACGTCGTTGACGCCCAGGGCGATGGTATCGCGGGCGTGCAGGGCCACGTTGCCCGCAGCCGTGATGCCGCCGCCGTTGAGGGTGAGGCCACCCGTCGGCGCGACCAAGGTCACATCGGTGCCCGCGTTGATGCCATACGTCGAATCGGTGACGGTGAGGTCGCCGGAGAGGCAGAGCGCCACCGTCGATGCGGTCGACCGCATGCCGTGGAACGTGCTCACGCCACCGCCACCGAAGCTCGAGGTGTCGATGCTGCTCACGGCCGTCACAGTGAGCGAGCCGGTCTGGCTGAAGTAGCTGCCGCTGGTGAAGCTCAGCGAGCCGATCTCGCGCACGTCGAGCAGCAGCGCGTGGCCCGTGCCCGAAGCGCCGATGCCGATGCCGCAGAGCGCCGCCCGATAGCCGCGCAGGGTGCCGCCGTTGTCGATGAGCGATCCGCCGGTCGATATCACGCTCAAGGTGCCGTTGGTGCCATTGGCCGTGAGATCGTAGCCGCCGAGGTTGATGTCGCCGCTGGCGAAGAACACCACGTCGTAGCCGCTCACGCCCCCTCCGGTGAGGGTGATGCCACCGCCATGCGAGACGAGGCACACGCGGCCAGGCCCCGTGATCGGCTTGCCCACGGTGAGCAGATTGCTGGTGGCGAACACCAGGTCACCGCCGCCCACAATGCCGTTGAGTGCCGTGGCTGCCGCGCCACCGCAGCCGGCGGTTGAGACGGTGGAAACCGAGCCGAGCGTCACGCTCGCCACGCTGTCACTCAGGAAGATGTCGCCGCTGCTGGTCGCTGCGAGAGCGGGCGCCACCAGATTGACGGGGTTCAGCGCGGTGCCCACGCCGGTCGCGCCCGACAGCGCCACCTTTGCGCCGCTCACCACGCCCGTGCCGTCGGTGATGGCACCGCTGGCCGAGACGAGACTCGCGGTGCCACTGGTGGCGCCCGCCGTGACGTTGCCGCTGCCGAGGCTCAGGTTGCCACTGGCATAGAGGGCCACGTTGCTCGTGGCACTGGTGGTCGAGATGTTGCCGCCCGTAAGCGACACGGTGCTGCCCGACGACGTGACATACACGTCGCCACCCGCCCTGACGTCGCTGCTCACCGTGAGGGCGCCCGCGGTGGTCACGCACGCCGTGGTCGAGGCATTCACGCCCGTCAGGGTCGCGGCAGCGGCGCCGCCGCAGCCCAGCGTCGAAAGGGTGTTCACCGTGCTCACGTCGAGTGCGCCCGTGGTGCTCACGAACACCCCGCCCGTGGCGCTCGAGGCGGCCATCCTGGGGGTGCTCAGCTTGATGGCGTTCACCGCGGTGCCCACGCCGGTGGCGCCGGACAAGGCCACCTTCGCGCCGCTCACCACGCCGGTGCCGTCGCTGATGGCGCCGTTGGCCGAAACCAGACTGGCCTCACCGGAAGTGGCGCCCGCCGTGACGTTGCTGGTGCCAAGGCTGATGCTGCCGTTGGCGTACAGGGCTACGTTGCCCGTGGCACTCGTGGTCTTCACGTCAGCACCATTGAGGGTGAGGGTGCTGCCCGAGGAGATGACGTACACGTCGCCACCCGCCGTGACGTCTTGGCTCACAGTGAGCGCGCCCGTCGTGGTGACGCAGGCCGTGGTCGAGGCGCTCACCCCTGTCAGGGTGGTGGCCGCAGCCCCTCCGCAGCCGAGGGTCGAGACGGTGTCGACGCTGCTCACCGCAAGCCCGCCCGTGTTGCTCACGAACACGCCGCCCGCGGTGCTCGACGCGGCCACCGTGGACGTGCTCAACGTGATGGCGCTCCCCGATGCGCCCACGCCGGTCGCGCCGGAGAGGGCAACTTTGCCGCCGCTCACCACGCCGGTGCCATCGGTGATGGAACCGTTCGCGGAGACAATGCTGGCGGTGCCGTTGGCGCCCGCAGAGATGTTGCCGCTGCCGAGGCTGATGTTGCCATTGGCGTACAGGGCCACATTGCCGGTGGCGCTGCTCGACGAGATGGTCGCGCCGCCGCTGAGGGTGATAGCGCCGCCGGTCGAGACAACATAGACATCTCCCGCGCTCGAGAGATCGGCGCCCAGCGTCAGCGCGCCCGCGTTCACGAGGCACAGGTCGGAGGCGTTTCCGGACTGCAGGCCCGACACCAGACGCGCGGCCTCGCCCCCGCATCCGAGGGTGCTGATCGTATAGACCGCGCCAATGCCGAGGGCACCCGTGCCCTTGACGAAGACGCCGCCGTTGACGCTCCTGGCCGCCACCGTGGTGCTGCCGAGCAGCACCGGCGCACCCGCGCTGCCCACAGCATTCGAGGCGGAGAGCACGACCTGGTTGCCGTTCACCACGCCCGTGCCATCGGTGATGGCGCCGTTCGCAGAGACCAGGCTGGCAGTGCCGCTGGTGCCGCCCGCCGTGACGTTGTTGCTGCCGAGGCTGAGGGCGCCGCTGGCGTACAGCGCCACGTTGCTCGTGGCGCCCGTGGTCGAGACGTTGCCGCCCGTGAGCGACACCGTGCTGCCGGATGAGGTGACATACACGTCGCCACCACCGGTGATGTCGTTGCTCACGGTGAGGGCACCCGTGGTGGTCACGCACGCCGTGGTCGAGGCGCTCACGCCCGTCAGGGTCGCGGCCGCGGCCCCACCGCAGCCCAGCGTCGAGATGGTGTTCACCGTGTTCACGTCGAGGGCGCCCGTGCCGCTCACGAACACACCGCCCGTGGCGCTCGAGGCGGCCAGGGTCGACGTGCTCAGCTTCACCGCGTTGCCCGCGGTGCCGACGCCGGTCGACCCCGACAGCGCAACGCTCTTGCCGCTCACCGTGCCGCCGTTGTCAGTGATGGAACCATTGGCGGACACGAGGCTGGCCTCGCCAGACGTGGCGCCCGCCGTCACGTTGCCGCTGCCGAGGCTGATGGTGCCGCTGGCATACAGCGCCACGTCGCTCGTGGCGCCGCTGGTGGTGACGTTGGCGCCATTGAGGGTGAGCGTGCCCCCCGACGAGGTCACGGCGACGTTCCCCGAAGCCGTGATGAGATTGCTCACCGTGAGATTGCCCGTGGTGGTGGCGCACAGCGCTCCCGAGGCCGAGAGCCCGGTGAGCTGCGATGCCGCGGCACCGCCGCAGGCGCTGGTGTCGAGGGTGCTCACCGTGCTCACGGTGAGCGCGCCCGTGTTGCTCAGATAGACCGCGCCGCTGGCGCTGCGGGCCGCGAGCGTTGCGGTGGCGAGTGTGATGGCATTGCCAGACGTCCCCACGCCGCTCGCGCCCGACAGCGCGACCTGGTTCGCCGTGACCACACCTGTGCCGTCGGTGATGGCGCCGCCGGCCACGAGGCTGGCTTCGCCCGACGTCGTCCCCGCATTGATGTTGCCGCTGCCGATAGCGATGTTGCCGCTGGCGTACAGGGCCGCGCTGCCGCTGCCCGTGCCCGCCGACACGTTGCCGCCGGTGAGCGAGAGATTGCCGCCCGTGGACACCAGCGTGGCGTTGCCGCCAGCAATCACGTCGCTGCTCACCGTGAGCGCGCCCGAGGTTCTGATGCAGAGATCGGCCGACGACGAGACCCCAGTGAGGGTCGCGGCGCCCACGCCGCCGAGCGCGGCCGTGCTCAAGGTGCTGATGGTGTTGATGTCGAGAGCGCCCGTGTTGTTGATGTACACGCCGCCACCGCTGCTCAGCACGCTGAGGGCAGGGGTTGTGATCAGAATGGCTTGGGCCGAGGTCCCCACACCCGTTGCGCCCGAGAGCGCCACCGTGTGGCCGGTCACGCGGCCCGCGCCGTCGGTGATGGCCCCGGTCGCCGAGACGAGGCTCACCTCCCCGCTGCTGGTGCTGGCGGTGACGTTGTTGCCCCCCAGGGCCACGGTGCCGCTGGCGTAGATGGCCACGTTGCCGCTCGAAGCGACCACATTGCCGCCGTTGAGGGTGATCGTCGCCCCCGTGGAGGGCGCGGTGATGGTCACATTGCCGCCGCTGCTGCTCACATTGTTGAGAACGGTGATGTTGCCGTTCGTGGTGGTGAGCCCGAGGTTGCCCACCGCGCTCACCCCCGTGACCGGGGTGTTGCTGCAGAGCGTGTTCAATGTCGTGACATTGAAGGTCTGCGTCTCAGTGAGCGTGAGCGCTCCGGCTGACGACACCGCCAGGTTGGGCGCCGACACCGTGAGGGTGAGGTTGCTCGCCGGCGAGGTGCCGTGGGTGATGAGGGCGATGCCGTTGCCCGCCGTGATGACGGGGTTGCCCACCGAGGTTGCGCTGTTGTCGATGATGGTGCCTGTGCCCCCGGTGCCGGCATTGAGCGAGACGTTGTGGGCGTTACCCGACCCCAGGGTCTGGCCGCTGCCGATGGTGATGTTGCCGCCGGCCTCGAGGCCGAGATCGTAGCCGCTGGCCACGGTGGGGGCCGAGGTCAGGGTCATGGCGCCGGTGGTGACCACGCACACGTTGCCCGACGTGGCCGAGCCGATGCCCGTGATCTGCTGGGCCGTGGCGCCGCCGCAGCCGGAGGTGTCGAGGGTCGAGTAGGTGCCGACCGTGAGCGCGCCCGTGTTGCTGAGGTACACGCCGCCGGTGGCGCTCGCCGCGGCGGTGTTCGACACGGCAAGCTTGATGGGGTTGAGGGCCGTGCCGATGCCGGTGGACGCCAACAGTACAGCGGTGTAGCCGTTGATGCCCCCGCTGCCATCGGTGATGGCGCCGTTCAGCGAGACCGCGCTCGCCTCGCCGGAGGTGGTGCCTGCGTTGAGGCTGTTGGTTCCCAGACTGATGTTGCCGCTGGCGTAGAGGGCCGCATGGCCGTTCGTGGCATTGGCGGAGACGTTGCCGCCACCGAGCGTGATGGTTCCGCTGGGCGCCGTGAGAATCACGTTGCCGCCGGCGGTGACATTGCTCGCCACGATGAGGTTGCCCGTGATCTCGAGGCAGATGTCGCCGTTGGCGGCGCTCAGACCGACGCTGGACGAAGCGGTCGCCCCACCGCAGCCCGAGGTGTCGAGGGTGCTGTAGGTGCCGATGGTGAGGCCACTTCGCTCACTGTTGAGAACGAGCGACCCCGTGCTGCTCGTGGCCGCCAGCTGGCCAACCGCTAGGTTTAGCGGCGTGCCCGGGGCACCCGCGCTTGTATACGTGCGCATCACCAGGCGATTGCCGCTGATGAGGCCCGTGCCCTCGGTCACGGTGTCCGTGACCGAGACGAGGCTCACCGTTCCGCTCGTCGCACCGGCCGTCACATTGTTGTTGTTGAGCGCGATGGTTCCGTTGGCATGGATGGCCACATTGCCGCTCGTGCTCGTCGACGTGACATCGCCGCCGCTCATGGTGACGCTGCCGCCAGACGACACCACCGTGGCATTCCCTCCTGCGGTGATGTCGTTGTTCACGGTCAGGTTGCCGGTGGTGGAGACGCACACGTCGGCCGTCGTCGACGTGATGCCCGCGATCTGCTGCGCCGCGGCACCGCCCGATGCGGACGAGTCGAGGGTGGATACCGTCCCCACCACAAGGTCGCCTGTGTTGGAGATGTACACGCTGCCGCTCGTGCTCAACGCGCCCACGGTCACGGTGGCCGGGTCGGTCAGCAAGGGCTTCGCCCCGGTGCCGATCCCTCCGGGTGCCACGAGTGCGATGGTGCGGGCATATACCGTGCCGCCTCCCGCGTCGGTGATGGCGCCACCGCTCGAGACCAGGCTGGCCTCGCCCGAGGTCATCCCGGCGTTGATGTTGTTGGCGCCACTGATGGCGATGCTGCCGTTGGCATACAGCGCCACGTTGCCCGTGCCGCTGGCCGCGGTGACGCTGCCCCCGTTGAGCGTGATGGTGTTCGACGCCGATGGCGTGCCGGTCGATGACACCAGCGACACGTCGCCCCCGCTCGTCACATTGGCCGCAACCACCATCGAACCAGTGCCACGCACGCTCACATCCTGTCCCGCCGTGGTGGCCGAGACCCCCGTGAGGGTACCGCTCACGCCGCCGATGGCGGTGGTGTCGACGAGGCTGTACTGACCGATGTTGACGCCGTTGCCCGTGTCTTTGATGTAGATCGAGCCGCTCGTGCTCTGGGCCGCCAGCTGCGACGCGTCGATGACGAAGTCGCTGCCCGACGCGCCGAGGCTGTTCACGGTCTGCAGCACCACGCGGTTTCCAGTGACCGTGCCCGTGGTCTCGGTGATGGTGCTGCCCGAGGCGAGGCTCACCGTACCGGTGGTGCGGTTCGCCGAGATGCTTTTGGGCCCTAGAGCGATGGTGCCAGGGCTGTACAGGGCGACGCTGCCATCGCGCGATGCAATGCCGTTGATGGCCTGACCGCTGCACAGCCCGTTCATGGTGTAGACAGCGAATCCGGTCGAAAGACTGTCGACCAGCGAGACGCTGCCTTCGCCGTAGGCCGCCAGGTTGGGGGCAGACACGTTCAACGCAAGGGTCGTGACTCCGTGGATCTGCAGCCCGATGGCGTGCGCCGCGGTGATGACCGCGGTGGTTGTGGTGCCTGTGTTGTTCACGATGGTGCCGGTGCCGTAGCTGTACGAACCGTTCCGACCGGTCATGCCCGCTTCGAGCACGACATCGTGCACGTTGGCCGAGCCCAGGGTCTGCCCCGACTGCAGCGTGATGCTGCCGCCCGCCTCGAGACCGATGTCGGCGCCGTTGCCCACGGTGGGCGCCACATCCACCGACAACGCGCCCGCGGTGGCCACGCAGACGCTGTCAACGGTGGAGCTCACGCCCGCGATGGGCGCAGCGGTCACGCCGCCCCACCCGCTGGTGTCGAGAGTGTTCACGTTGTTGAGCGACAACGCGCTCGAGCTGTTGCTGAGGTTCACGCCGGCGCCCGTGCTGATCGCTCCCACCACGGCGGTGTTGATGAGAAGCGGCGTGGCACCTCCCACGCCAGTGGGTGCGATGAGCGCCACGGTGTAGCCGCTCACGCGACCAGTGGTTCCCGTGATGGCGCCGGAGCCCGACACGATGCTCGCCTCGTGGGGCGAGGTCATGCTGGCGCTCACGTTGTTGCTGCCGATGCCGATGCTGCCAGCTGCGTAGATGGCCACGTCACCGCCGCTGCTCGACACGTTGCCCCCGGTGAGGGTGATGGTGGCCCCCGTTGATGGCGCGGTGATGATCACGTTGCCCCCACCCGCCACATTGCTGCTCACCGTGAGGTTGCCAGACGTGGTGAGGCCGATGCCGTTGGCCGCGCTGATACCCGTGATGGTGGCCGAGGACGCGCCACCGCAGGTGATGGTGCTGAGGGTGTTCACCGCGCTCACATCGAGGGCGCCCGTGGCGCTGAGATAGACAGCCCCGTGGCTGCTCGAGGCGGCGACCGTGGGTGTGTTGAGCAACAGGCGACTGGCGGCTGCCGACGCGCCGATGTCATTGTAGGCCGACAGCGCCACCTGGCTGCCGCTCACGGTGCCCCCGTTGTCGGTGATGGCGCCGTTCGCCGACACGAGACTGGCGGTGCCCGTACCGCTGCCCGCTGTGATGCTGTTCGCCCCCAGGCTGATGTTGCCGCTGGCGTACAGCCCTACGCTGCCGCTGCTCGTGGTGGCCGACACGTCTGCGCTGCTGAGGGTGATGGTGCCCCCCGACGAGATGAGCTCGACGGTTCCAGGACCGCTCACCACGTTGTTCACGGTGAGGTTGCCGCTCGTGCCCACGATGACATTGGCTGCGGTCACAGCCGTCGAGGTGACCCCCGTGAAGGTCTGGGCCGCGGCCCCCCCGTCAGCGGTGGTATCGATGCTCGACAGCTGTCCGATGGTGAGCGCGCCGCTCACGGTTGTCGTGCCTGCCATGTTGCACACGTACACGCCGCCGGTGGGGCTGATGGCCGCAATCGTCGGCGTCACAAGATGAATGACATTGCTGCCCGTGCCGATGCCCGTCTCGCCGCACATGGCGACCGACAGACCGGTCACAACGCCCGTGCCGTCAAAGATACCGCCCGTGGCCGAGACGATGCTCACCGCGCCGTTGGTTGCGGTGACGTTGTAGCTGCCGAGGCTGATGTTGCCGTTGGCGTAGAGGGCCACATTGTCGCCCGTGCTGCGGACGTACCCGCCATTGAGGGTGATGCTGCCGTACGGGGCCACGACATACACCGGCCCGCTCCCGTTCACGTTGCCCGCCACCGTGAGGTTGCCCGACGAATAGACGTGCACGGGGGTGGCCGCATCTGTCGACGTACCTCCGTTGGTGTTGTCGACACCGCTGATCGTGGGATGCGCCAGGCCGCCGTTGAACC
This sequence is a window from Pseudomonadota bacterium. Protein-coding genes within it:
- a CDS encoding S-layer family protein; this encodes MGTGHVIGLEAGGNVTLGANQIIGDANTRAVSIEAGMNGSGTIIDSTGAPAGSAVILTTSNADLNNGGGYVVLTSHNNANNLPSTGTLTVTTPNLAIYTDGDLNLYDTISYNVTTLNAICSGTQVNGIHAGNALNLVKQTGDIVVLSDVYACGNVYVVAPGGSIILNGGNITSCAGNVGMYALNNIDLNANTVNAAGTASLVAHTGAITDTTGSITATSVVLSASSAVGSCANPILISATNLAAETTSSSAAPGGVYVRNTSTSLTVRSLSTVDTSGYYGEASRSVGSISAAAGDVWLQTTGALILNAAPVASGSNTSIAMQAGGNITLNQAFGTVTNHDVELVAGAAGSGTIIDGRSSPAPGSAVITAGHGISLQSNGNGQNITLTVNAPSLAALAGGSLTLTDTQGFTVTDNTTLAAICGIGGVATGAVATNAVTLTATTGNISVATAVQGGGATQVVASNGDISTTATITSTGSTVTVQASGDVTTGAAVTGSGTVALNAQGGDISVGGNVTSTNGNVLAVAPSGTITLQGNGTTTLSNVSAAQGSVGMYAHGAISLGASNVTANATGTASFVSLADTVTETTGLVTAGTVVLQTATGVGSPLEVSTTHLSGSVGSGSAAIDNQGTGLTIGRYAVVDTSAYAGSSGYVTSSGVGLTAPGDVCVHTTGALVVAADVTAGGSVALVSADVSSNVNNTITLNGGDVTATTGSVALYANGYIDLRANDLTGHTKVSVVSTNDSIGDNGGVISAPSVVLSAQGSIGSTGTGVLQLATPVGSATMNLAAQSTGAFGVIYLQNAGSLTIDQVSTVDTSGCGGAASQTVTGVHAPTLVGIAASGDLTVNQPVTCGGDILLVSTGGAITLTGGDVNGNAVNSTGGNVGLYASGRIAMGGFNIRAGSTSGNRTASFTSVNDTVTQTTGQIYGYNVVFDTRYSPGYDLGTLGPVNINATVLALLSRGGAIHVNNSTGALTIGSVSVVDTGSWFNGGLAHPTISGVDNTNGGTSTDAATPVHVYSSGNLTVAGNVNGSGPVYVVAPYGSITLNGGYVRSTGDNVALYANGNISLGSYNVTATNGAVSIVSATGGIFDGTGVVTGLSVAMCGETGIGTGSNVIHLVTPTIAAISPTGGVYVCNMAGTTTVSGALTIGQLSSIDTTADGGAAAQTFTGVTSTAVTAANVIVGTSGNLTVNNVVSGPGTVELISSGGTITLSSADVSATTSSGSVGLYASGNISLGANSITAGSGTGTASLVSANGAITDNGGTVSGSQVALSAYNDIGASAAASRLLLNTPTVAASSSHGAVYLSATGALDVSAVNTLSTITCGGASSATITGISAANGIGLTTSGNLTVSSNVAGGGNVIITAPSTGATITLTGGNVSSSGGDVAIYAAGSIGIGSNNVSASMTSPHEASIVSGSGAITGTTGRVSGYTVALIAPTGVGGATPLLINTAVVGAISTGAGVNLSNSSSALSLNNVNTLDTSGWGGVTAAPIAGVSSTVDSVCVATAGALSVDVAPTVGNGADIGLEAGGSITLQSGQTLGSANVHDVVLEAGMTGRNGSYSYGTGTIVNNTGTTTTAVITAAHAIGLQIHGVTTLALNVSAPNLAAYGEGSVSLVDSLSTGFAVYTMNGLCSGQAINGIASRDGSVALYSPGTIALGPKSISANRTTGTVSLASGSTITETTGTVTGNRVVLQTVNSLGASGSDFVIDASQLAAQSTSGSIYIKDTGNGVNIGQYSLVDTTAIGGVSGTLTGVSATTAGQDVSVRGTGSMVVAANVTSGGDVSLVSSTGTPSASNTITLNGGSVTAASGTGNVALYANGSIAISGANNINAGMTSGEASLVSSGGAITDAGGGTVYARTIALVAPGGIGTGAKPLLTDPATVTVGALSTSGSVYISNTGDLVVGTVSTLDSSASGGAAAQQIAGITSTTADVCVSTTGNLTVNNDITAGGNATVVSSGGSVTMSGGDVTSTSTSGNVAIHANGTIALNNNNVTAGATSGTVSLVSVTDTVTEGTGLISGNRLVMRTYTSAGAPGTPLNLAVGQLAATSSTGSLVLNSERSGLTIGTYSTLDTSGCGGATASSSVGLSAANGDICLEITGNLIVASNVTAGGNVILTAPSGTITLGGGNVSANATNGHAALYASGNISLGTNSLNAGTTSGEASAVSLNGAITDGSGGINGYTAVLLASTGIGTALNPIKLAVSNTAAASATGGVYLSNTGALTVGTYSTLDTSGCGGATAQQITGIGSATSGNVCVVTTGAMTLTSAPTVASGYDLGLEAGGNITIGSGQTLGSGNAHNVSLNAGTGGTGTIIDNSATSVGNPVITAGNGIALITHGTSPASNLTLTVSAPNLAVSSAGALTLTETQTFNVTTLNTLCSNTPVTGVSAVGNLGLTTTNGNITVLNNVSSSGGNVTITAPSTGATITLNGGNVVASSGNVAIYASGTVALGGNNVTASTSSGEVSLVSATGAITDGAGRVTGHTVALSGATGVGTSAQAILITTPALSVLSSGGGVYINNTGALDINTISTLSTAALGGVGAATLTGVSSSADLCIRTSGALTVSSDVIAGGNATLVSTGGNLSLTGGNVSAGTGSGSAALYASGNIAIGSGNINAGTTSGEASLVAGGAITDGTGVVTANQVALSGASGVGTSGNAITLATATLAARSASGAVYLSNTGALTVSTVSTLDTSACGGAAASQLTGLSASGALCATTTGNLTVSNLITASGNVAVTSSGGTLTLNGANVTTSGATSDVALYASGTISLGSGNVTAGATSGEASLVSANGSITDNGGTVSGKSVALSGSTGVGTAGNAVKLSTSTLAASSATGGVFVSGTGALDVNTVNTISTLGCGGAAAATLTGVSASTTACVTTTGALTVSNDITGGGDVYVTSSGSTVSLTGGNVSTTGATSNVALYASGALSLGSNNVTAGGTSGTASLVSANGAITDGTGVVNGNQVVLSASNAVGSAGAPVLLGSTTVAARSVNGGVFVKGTGALGIGAVYTISTLGCGGEAARLVSGLQSGNASDLCLVNAGALTLGADLSSAGDVYVVSTGGAITLSGGATISSSSATGNVALYANGNISLGSGNISAGANGTASIVSANGSITDGTGVVSGGKVALSGATGVGASGSAITLSTSTVAASSTAGGVFVSNTGGLAVSSVDTVSTLGCGGAAATTLTGVSASTTACVTTTGALTVSQDVTAGGDVYVISSGSTLTLNGADVKTTSATGNVALYANGSISLGTSNVTAGATSGEASLVSANGAISDGTGVVSGAKVALSGATGVGTAVNAIKLSTPRMAASSATGGVFVSTTGALDVSTVNTLSTLGCGGAAAATLTGVNASTTACVTTAGALTVSSDVRAGGDVYVTSSGSTVSLTGGNISTTSATSNVALYASGNLSLGSGNVTAGATSGTASLVSASGAITDGTGVVSGAKVALSGATGVGTALNPVNLVAPALAATSSGDIFLSDSVASVTLGSVSTVSTAGCGGAAATALNGIVGGGDLVFATSNLLTVGKPITGPGRVCLVSHGGGITLTGGGVSGYDVVFFASGDINLGGYDLTANGTNGTLSVISTGGSLIDNGGTLRGYRAALCGIGIGASGTGHALLLDVREIGSLSFTSGSYFSQTGSLTVTAVSSIDTSSFGGGGVSTFHGMRSTASTVALCLSGDLTVTDSTYGINAGTDVTLVAPTGGLTLNGGGITAAGNVALHARDTIALGVNDVTAGTAGEVSLVSASGSITDNGGTVRGASVALRASGGIGSIAAPINVASTNANPVVLAAQSLSGGVVVSNTGLVG